In Nocardioides sp. zg-1228, a single window of DNA contains:
- a CDS encoding FAD binding domain-containing protein, translating to MKPAPFAYLRPSTLEEALAALAGEQGAKVLAGGQSLVPLLSMRLAAPSMLVDINAIPGLDHVRVDEDGVRVGALARHAHVLGSAEAGEAQPLLAMALSHVAHPTIRNRGTTVGSIVHADAAAEMPMVLRLLEGSVDVASVRGRRTVPAAELFAGPLESTLAQDEVAVEAFFPGLAPGAGVAFEEIARRHGDYALVGVAAHVETDGDAVTRARVGFVSVSDVPVVVDVTDAVRDPAGDPAGAALAELDPAGDIHATAAYRAHLVTVLAPRVLAAATDHARSRAGEASHP from the coding sequence ATGAAGCCGGCACCCTTCGCCTACCTGCGACCCTCCACCCTCGAGGAAGCCCTCGCGGCGCTCGCGGGGGAGCAGGGGGCGAAGGTGCTGGCCGGCGGCCAGTCGCTCGTCCCGCTGCTGTCGATGCGGCTGGCCGCGCCGTCGATGCTCGTCGACATCAACGCCATCCCCGGCCTCGACCACGTGCGCGTGGACGAGGACGGGGTCCGGGTCGGGGCCCTGGCCCGCCACGCCCACGTGCTCGGGTCCGCCGAGGCCGGCGAGGCGCAGCCGCTGCTCGCGATGGCACTGAGCCACGTCGCCCACCCGACCATCCGCAACCGCGGCACCACCGTCGGCTCGATCGTGCACGCCGACGCCGCGGCCGAGATGCCGATGGTGCTGCGGCTGCTGGAGGGATCGGTGGACGTCGCGTCGGTGCGCGGTCGCCGTACGGTGCCGGCGGCCGAGCTGTTCGCCGGGCCGCTCGAGAGCACCCTCGCCCAGGACGAGGTGGCCGTCGAGGCGTTCTTCCCGGGGCTCGCGCCCGGCGCCGGCGTCGCCTTCGAGGAGATCGCCCGCCGCCACGGCGACTACGCCCTCGTCGGGGTGGCCGCCCACGTCGAGACCGACGGCGATGCCGTCACCCGGGCCCGGGTCGGCTTCGTGTCGGTGAGCGACGTGCCCGTCGTCGTCGACGTCACCGACGCCGTGCGCGACCCGGCCGGCGACCCCGCCGGCGCCGCGCTGGCCGAGCTCGACCCGGCCGGCGACATCCACGCCACGGCCGCCTACCGCGCCCACCTCGTGACGGTGCTGGCACCGCGCGTCCTGGCGGCTGCCACCGACCACGCCCGCTCGCGGGCAGGAGAGGCGTCCCACCCGTGA
- a CDS encoding solute carrier family 23 protein, producing MSMFKWDVVDPAPGQPVLPLQRLPWGKTIGLGAQHVVAMFGATFVFPLVMGLDANLAIMFSGLCTILFLLIVQNRVPSYLGTSASFVASVAAIRALDEGNDSSYVTGAILVGGLVLAAIGVLVHFAGAGLIHRILPPAVTGAVVMLIGFNLAPVVAGTYWPQDQWVALLTAAFMVFAAVALPGFWSRIAVFLALIFGYVLSWIFDGVFGPITSVLGGATEATEHDRVSWAGVQAADWIGLPSGTLADGVSVVHGPSFSLTAILLVLPGVIALVAENTGHVKAVAEMTGEDLDPYMGRAIGADGLATAFASAFGGSPTTTYAENIGVMGATRVYSSAAYYVAALVAILLGLCPKFGAIVNATPGGVLGGITVVLYGMIGLVGAKIWVENNIDFGNPVNLVGLSAGIIAGIGGVTLTFGDDFELGGIALGTILVIVFFHMVRGRGGTGGPGGATRNLSHPDYDEGVDDAASGGTHQR from the coding sequence ATGTCGATGTTCAAGTGGGACGTGGTCGATCCCGCCCCCGGCCAGCCGGTGCTCCCGCTCCAACGCCTGCCGTGGGGCAAGACGATCGGGCTCGGCGCCCAGCACGTGGTCGCCATGTTCGGCGCCACCTTCGTCTTCCCGCTGGTGATGGGGCTCGACGCCAACCTCGCCATCATGTTCTCGGGCCTCTGCACCATCCTGTTCCTGCTGATCGTGCAGAACCGGGTGCCCAGCTACCTCGGCACCAGCGCCTCGTTCGTGGCGTCGGTCGCCGCGATCCGCGCGCTCGACGAGGGCAACGACTCGTCCTACGTCACCGGCGCGATCCTGGTCGGCGGCCTCGTGCTGGCCGCGATCGGCGTGCTCGTGCACTTCGCCGGCGCCGGGCTCATCCACCGCATCCTCCCGCCCGCCGTGACCGGCGCGGTGGTCATGCTCATCGGCTTCAACCTCGCGCCCGTCGTGGCCGGCACCTACTGGCCGCAGGACCAGTGGGTCGCGCTGCTGACGGCGGCCTTCATGGTCTTCGCGGCGGTCGCCCTGCCGGGCTTCTGGTCGCGGATCGCGGTCTTCCTCGCACTCATCTTCGGCTACGTGCTGTCCTGGATCTTCGACGGCGTCTTCGGCCCCATCACGTCCGTGCTCGGCGGTGCGACCGAGGCCACCGAGCACGACCGGGTGTCGTGGGCCGGCGTGCAGGCGGCCGACTGGATCGGCCTGCCGAGCGGCACCCTCGCCGACGGCGTCTCGGTCGTCCACGGGCCGTCGTTCTCGCTCACCGCCATCCTGCTCGTGCTGCCCGGCGTGATCGCGCTGGTCGCGGAGAACACCGGCCACGTCAAGGCGGTCGCCGAGATGACCGGCGAGGACCTCGACCCCTACATGGGTCGCGCGATCGGCGCCGACGGCCTGGCCACCGCGTTCGCCAGCGCGTTCGGCGGCTCCCCGACCACGACGTACGCCGAGAACATCGGTGTCATGGGCGCCACCCGCGTCTACTCCTCGGCGGCCTACTACGTCGCCGCCCTCGTGGCGATCCTGCTCGGGCTGTGCCCCAAGTTCGGCGCGATCGTCAACGCGACGCCCGGCGGAGTGCTCGGCGGCATCACCGTCGTCCTCTACGGGATGATCGGGCTGGTGGGGGCCAAGATCTGGGTGGAGAACAACATCGACTTCGGCAACCCCGTCAACCTGGTCGGCCTCTCCGCGGGCATCATCGCCGGCATCGGCGGCGTCACCCTCACCTTCGGCGACGACTTCGAGCTCGGCGGCATCGCCCTCGGCACGATCCTGGTCATCGTGTTCTTCCACATGGTCCGTGGCCGCGGTGGCACCGGGGGACCGGGCGGCGCGACCCGCAACCTCAGCCACCCCGACTACGACGAGGGCGTCGACGACGCAGCCTCCGGAGGCACGCACCAGCGATGA
- a CDS encoding (2Fe-2S)-binding protein, with protein MTTEQLHEVRLHVNGSVHEVRVPARRLLSDALRHDCGLTGTHVGCEHGVCGACTVLVDGAPMRSCLMLAVSAVDAEITTVEGLTEDDGSLSPVQQAFSDCHGLQCGFCTPGFLTTITAGLRETPDPSEDEAREMIAGNLCRCTGYQNIVRSVLRAAEITRGEA; from the coding sequence GTGACCACCGAACAGCTCCACGAGGTGCGCCTGCACGTCAACGGCTCCGTCCACGAGGTACGCGTGCCGGCGCGCCGGCTGCTCTCCGACGCGCTGCGCCACGACTGCGGCCTGACCGGTACGCACGTCGGGTGCGAGCACGGCGTGTGCGGGGCGTGCACGGTGCTGGTCGACGGCGCGCCGATGCGCTCGTGCCTGATGCTGGCCGTGTCGGCGGTCGACGCCGAGATCACCACCGTCGAGGGGCTCACGGAGGACGACGGGTCGCTCTCGCCGGTGCAGCAGGCGTTCTCCGACTGCCACGGCCTGCAGTGCGGCTTCTGCACCCCGGGCTTCCTCACCACCATCACCGCCGGGCTGCGCGAGACGCCCGACCCCTCCGAGGACGAGGCGCGGGAGATGATCGCCGGCAACCTGTGCCGCTGCACGGGCTACCAGAACATCGTGCGCTCGGTGCTCCGGGCGGCCGAGATCACGCGGGGTGAGGCATGA